The Halorussus rarus genome includes the window TGAAACATCGACGGGACGACTTAGAGGAGACGGTATTCACCGGGGCGTACATGGTGAGCGGCTACAATCAGATGGGTTCTTCTGATAAGGTGGAAAATGTAGCTTCGCTTTTCAATGAAATCACGGATGAGACAGAGTTCTTTGACAACATGCTTTCTACCGAATCTCTGGAAGAGGCCTACAAGCTAATCCGTTCACAGCACGGGTTCGGGAATTTCCTTTCGTACCAAGTTCTTGTCGATCTTCTGTATCCTGTAGACTACTACGATGGCGACTCTGTACTCTTGTTTTCTCCGGATGACTGGTCGGCTCCCGGCCCGGGTGCTCAGAAGGGGCTAAAACAGCTTGTCACAGAGTTCAATGGTTTTGATCGTCTTGACGTGATGCGGTGGCTCCGCCAAAACCAGCAACAGGAGTTCGAACGATTGGACCTGGACTTTCCTTACCTGGAGACAAAAGACGGGGATCGTTTGGAGCTGTCATTAGCAAATATCCAGAACTGCCTCTGTGAGTTCTACAAGTACCATAAGATTCTGCACTCGAACGGCCGTGCCCGGCGCTGCTTCCGGAATACCGAAGCACGCTCATATGACGAACTGCGTGACCTATATGAAGGATCACCTGTGATTAGCCTCCCAAACACCGCCGAATAGATGATTTCGGCTTTGTTGGAACTCTTATATAGTGATATATTCAGACACGGTTACGGTCAGTACAGGGCGCATATTCAGCATTCCAGATCGCCGGTCAGAATGAATAGCCAGTGGCCAGTATAGTCTATTCTCTCCTCAGCCCGACTGATTAGCGGTTTAGGTTAGCTTCTTTACTTCTCCTTGGTCAACTATTCTCAAACCTTCCCATTTCAATATATTATTCAAGTTCTCTACAATTTGTTCTCTTTCTTTATCATTCCTCATATAGTGTATAGGATGAGCTAATTTTCCAATAATAGATATTATATTTGACGGGTTTTCTTTATTTAGCTCTTTGAGTTTTTCTAAAATCGTGCTCTTCCTTGCACTCTCTAGATCTACTCCCATTTCTTTAGCCTCAACTGGAAATGTTGCAACCCACTCATGTATACTGCCTTCTTTTGCATCATCCCAATCTATCTCAAAATTTAATCGCTCAAAAAATCTTTTGATTTCCGTCCCTTGTTTTACATCTCCGATAATTTCCGCGATATAGTCCAGGGATTCAGGATCAAAATCTTCCAAATCGCTATTTGTTAGCGGTTTTGTGCGACTTTCCAATATCTCTTGGTAGAGTTCCTGGGCGACCTCGGAAACAGACATTGAATCTCCGGCTCTGTTGAAACCCTCAGAGAGTTACAGGTTGGGCCGGTAGTCTGACCGGATGGAAGCCCTCCCGAAGTCACGGTTGCTCCGGTTCGTTGAGCAGGCGTATCACTTGGCTCGACGAGCTGTTGCTCGCTACTCCTCAAAGTTCTCGAAACGACGGTACACACTTCATCAACACATCGTCCTCCTCTGTCTCAAGGTTCGGAAGAATACGACGTATCGAACGCTTCTTGACGAACTTATCGAGATGCCCCGGATTCGGAGTGCCATTGATCTGACGGAACTCCCCTCACCTTCGACGTTGTGTAAGGCGTTCAAGCGACTCGACATGGCTGTTTGGCGGGTTCTTCTCAACCTCTCAGTCACGCTTCTCCCGACCAATGGTGTCGTTGGGATTGATGCCTCCGGTTTCGACCGGAGTCACGCCTCGAAACACTATACAAAGCGAACGGAGATGACGATTCAGCAGTTGAAAGTCACGCTCCTCGTAGACACAAGGTCGAACGCAATCATTGACTTACACGTGACGACGACACGAAAACACGACTCACAGATCGCACCGTCGCTCATCAAGCGGAACTACGGTGACGTAGAGATTCTCCTCGGTGACAAGGGATACGACGATCAGAAGATTCGTGTCTTAGCTCACGAGGAGGGTGTTCGCCCGCTCATCAAGCACCGCGAGTTTTCGTCGCTACACAAGGCGTGGAACGCTCGGTTGGACGCTAACCTCTATGGTCAACGGAGTCAGAACGAGACAGTAAACTCCCGCCTCAAGCGCAAATACGGTGCATTCGTCCGCTCACGCTACTGGTGGAAACAGTTCCGTGAACTCGCTATTGGCTGTCTCACACATAACATCGACAAGACACTCTGAG containing:
- a CDS encoding nucleotide kinase domain-containing protein, whose translation is MSESLIQPDDIRNSLDEESLDLFWQFITERQQVWYRRVIEGRPSPWTDDEILQEYRFTNVYRELDPGTQYVIQKILEADASRQDKILNVMLYRLIGRLETHEYLGFQSLETFDAAEFEEELKHRRDDLEETVFTGAYMVSGYNQMGSSDKVENVASLFNEITDETEFFDNMLSTESLEEAYKLIRSQHGFGNFLSYQVLVDLLYPVDYYDGDSVLLFSPDDWSAPGPGAQKGLKQLVTEFNGFDRLDVMRWLRQNQQQEFERLDLDFPYLETKDGDRLELSLANIQNCLCEFYKYHKILHSNGRARRCFRNTEARSYDELRDLYEGSPVISLPNTAE
- a CDS encoding IS5 family transposase, which produces MEALPKSRLLRFVEQAYHLARRAVARYSSKFSKRRYTLHQHIVLLCLKVRKNTTYRTLLDELIEMPRIRSAIDLTELPSPSTLCKAFKRLDMAVWRVLLNLSVTLLPTNGVVGIDASGFDRSHASKHYTKRTEMTIQQLKVTLLVDTRSNAIIDLHVTTTRKHDSQIAPSLIKRNYGDVEILLGDKGYDDQKIRVLAHEEGVRPLIKHREFSSLHKAWNARLDANLYGQRSQNETVNSRLKRKYGAFVRSRYWWKQFRELAIGCLTHNIDKTL